Below is a genomic region from Streptomyces sp. RPA4-2.
GCCCGGCTCTTTCGTCACGTCGGCCCGCGTGACGGAATCGTCGTTCGCGGTGTCCCGGGCGACCCGGGCGATGCGGCGCAGCCGTCCGACCGAGGAGGCCAGGTCGGTCACGCCGGAGTAGAAGACGGACGGCGGCTGCGGAACCAGCGCCTCGACCTGCCGCCCGACCTCCTCGATCAGCCCGCGCGCGGTGTCGACCGGCGCAGCGCGCCGCTCCCGGTACGCCTTCTGCCGGCAGGCGGCGGAGCAGTACACCGAGCTCCGCCCCGTCCGCCCGGCCCGCCCGGCCAGGGGCTTGGCGCAACTGCGGCACACGGCATCGGTCACGGGAACCTCCAAGGGACACGTCACGCGGGATCGACGTGACGCTATCGCCGCGGCCCCGCCTCGCGAAGGCGATCGGCACGGCCCGGACGACACCCCTCAGTCGCGCACCTTCAGTCGCCCACCGCGGCCGTCACCGCCGCCTCGACCGCCGCCTCGTCGGGGGTCTCGGCGGCCCAGGCCACGTATCCGTCGGGCCGCACGAGCAGCGTCGTCCGCCGGTCGCTCGCCCAGCTCTCCACCACGAGCCGGTCCTTGCGGTCGCCGGCCTCGTACGGCCGAGGGGCCGGTCCCGGCGTCACGAGGACGAACCTGCCGCCCCGCAGGGCCTCGTAGAGACGTCCGCCGCGCAGGGCGACATCGGGGACACGGGTGCCGACGAGGGCGTGCGAGCCGCGTGGCGCCCGGTAGGCGTAGCCGATGCCGGTGATCTGGCCGGCCGCCTTCCGGCCGGCCGGACCGACGCCGTTGAGGACCGTGGTGAGCGCGGCGCGCAGCGCCAGCGTCCACGGACGCTTGGCCATCGCGAGCCGTACGATCCCGCCGCTGCTGCGCAGCACCGACCTGCCGACGGGGTGGCGCTCGGCCTGGTAGGTGTCCAGCAGGGCGGGCGCCGCGTGACCGTTGACGACCAGGGCCAGCTTCCAGCCGAGGTTCGCCGCGTCCTGAAGACCGGTGTTCATGCCCTGACCACCGGCCGGGGTGTGGACGTGCGCGGCGTCACCGGCGAGGAAGACCCGGCCGACGCGGTACGCGGGTGCCTGGCGCTCGTCGCTGTGGAAGCGGGACATCCAGCGGGCGTCGTGCATGCCGTAGTCGCGGCCCAGGGAGAGCCGGGTGATCTCCCTGACCTCGTCGAGTCCGAGCGGCTCGCTGTCGGGGACGTTCCGGCCGCGGTGCCAGCCGATCACGCGGTAGTAGCCGTCGCCGAAGGGTGCGATGAAGGCGAAGGCGTCGCCGACGGCGTTGGCGGTCAGCACCGACTCGGGTTCCTCGGCCAGCCGGACGTCCGCGAGGACGACGGACCGGATGACCGACTTGCCGGGGAACGGCAGTCCGACCGCCTCGCGCACCGCGCTGTGCATCCCGTCCGTGCCGACGACGTACGCGCCGCGCAGTTCCCCGGGCTCCCCGTCCGGGTGCCGGACGTCGAGCGTCACGCCGTCCGCGTCCTGGCGCAGCCCGGTCACCTCGGTCTCGTACACGAACCGCACCCCGGCCTCGGCCGCCCGCCGCTCCAGCGCCTTCTCCACCTCGTACTGCGGGATCACCAGCAGGTGGTTGAAGCGGGAGGGGAGGGTGTCGAGTTCGACGGTGAGCCGGTCGAAGAGCCGGATGCGGTCGAGGGACCGGCCCTGGGCCTCCAGTTCGTCGGCGAGACCGCGGGCGTCGAGCTGCTCCAGGGTGCGGGCGTGCAGGACGAAGGCGCGCGAGAGGTTGCTGATCCTGTGCGGGCGTTTCTCGACGAGGGTCACCGGGACGCCGGCGGTGGCGAGGTCGGCGGCCAGCAGCAGGCCGGTGGGTCCGGAGCCGACGATGATCACGGTCCGGGGAGCGGCGGCGGTGCGGGTCGTGCCGTTCATGGCGGCCTCCTGATGCCAACAATCATGGGCCAACACTCGTTGACCAACCGTTCCCGCCAGGCGATCCCCACCGGGTGATGCTGAGCGACCGCCGGCCAACGTCCAGTCAACGCCTGTTGGCCAACGCTCGTTGACAAACGTAGAACGCTCACACTGGACTGTCAACAGGTGTTGGCCTACGGTTGTTGGCATGCCCGTCAAGGAACCCTCGGCCGCCGCGCCCCAGCCCGCGACGCAGTCGCCACCGCCCCAGTCGTCACCGCCCCAGGCCTCACCCCGGCGCTCCGACACCACCCGCACCGCGATCCTCACCGCCGCCCGCGAGCGCTTCGCCGCCGATGGCTACGAGCGCGCCACCATCCGCGCCATCGCCAAGGACGCCCGTATCGACCCGTCCATGGTCATGCGGTACTACGGCTCGAAGGAGGGACTGTTCGCCGCGGTCCTCGACGTCGATCTGCGGCTGCCGGCGCCGGAGCGGCTGAACCGGCAGGACGTGGGCCACGCCCTCGTCCAGCACTTCCTGGACCTCTGGGAGGAGAACGAGGTGCTCACCGCGGTACTGCGGGTCGGCGTCACCAACCCGGCCGGCGCGGAGCGCATGCAGGGCATCTTCCGGGACCAGCTGCTGCCGATCTCCCTGCACCTGTGCCCCGACCCGGAGCAGGCACCGGTCCGGGCCGCGCTCACCGCCTCACAGCTGCTGGGCCTCGCCCTGGCCCGCTACGTCCTGCGCTTCCCGCCCGCCGTGGCGCTGCCGCGGGAGGAGATCGTGGCGTGGCTGGCGCCGACGGTGCAGCGGTACCTCACGGCGCCGCACCCCTAAGGGCTGTCCCGTCCGCCTCGCGACGCCTGGCCCGCCCTGGAGACCCCGCCCGAGAATCGCGCCACGCTCCCGGACCGGGCGCCCCGGGCCCCCGAAGCCCCGGAGCCCCGGAGCCCCCGGAAGGCTCCGCCCCTGGAAACGCGTCGAGGGAGTCCCCGCACACCCGGGGCGGGTGGGCGCGGACTCCCTCGACGGAGAGACGGAAGGGCGGAAGAGAGCCGGAATCAGCCCCGCTTCGCCTGCTTGGGAGACTTGTCCAGGACCATCACGAGGCCCGCGATGATCGCGAACAGCAGGATCGGTGCGACGACGTAGAGGCCGACCGTGTCGATCACGCTCAGGCCCTTGCCGGGGTCGTCACCGTCGTCGCGGGTCAGCGCGAGCGCGGGAGACGACATGAGCAGCATCATCAGCGTCGTACCGGAAGCCAGGGCGCCGGCGCGCAGGGCGTTCTTCTTGTCCACGGTGCAAACGTAGCGAACACCTGAACGCGCCGCGCGCCCGGGGGTGCC
It encodes:
- a CDS encoding FAD-dependent monooxygenase — protein: MNGTTRTAAAPRTVIIVGSGPTGLLLAADLATAGVPVTLVEKRPHRISNLSRAFVLHARTLEQLDARGLADELEAQGRSLDRIRLFDRLTVELDTLPSRFNHLLVIPQYEVEKALERRAAEAGVRFVYETEVTGLRQDADGVTLDVRHPDGEPGELRGAYVVGTDGMHSAVREAVGLPFPGKSVIRSVVLADVRLAEEPESVLTANAVGDAFAFIAPFGDGYYRVIGWHRGRNVPDSEPLGLDEVREITRLSLGRDYGMHDARWMSRFHSDERQAPAYRVGRVFLAGDAAHVHTPAGGQGMNTGLQDAANLGWKLALVVNGHAAPALLDTYQAERHPVGRSVLRSSGGIVRLAMAKRPWTLALRAALTTVLNGVGPAGRKAAGQITGIGYAYRAPRGSHALVGTRVPDVALRGGRLYEALRGGRFVLVTPGPAPRPYEAGDRKDRLVVESWASDRRTTLLVRPDGYVAWAAETPDEAAVEAAVTAAVGD
- a CDS encoding TetR family transcriptional regulator, with protein sequence MPVKEPSAAAPQPATQSPPPQSSPPQASPRRSDTTRTAILTAARERFAADGYERATIRAIAKDARIDPSMVMRYYGSKEGLFAAVLDVDLRLPAPERLNRQDVGHALVQHFLDLWEENEVLTAVLRVGVTNPAGAERMQGIFRDQLLPISLHLCPDPEQAPVRAALTASQLLGLALARYVLRFPPAVALPREEIVAWLAPTVQRYLTAPHP